One stretch of Arachis hypogaea cultivar Tifrunner chromosome 20, arahy.Tifrunner.gnm2.J5K5, whole genome shotgun sequence DNA includes these proteins:
- the LOC112785966 gene encoding glyceraldehyde-3-phosphate dehydrogenase B, chloroplastic-like, with amino-acid sequence MEFSGLKSSSCVTHAINARDSSFFDVLASQLTPKTTGSRPVRGETVAKLKVAINGFGRIGRNFLRCWHGRKDSPLDVVVVNDSGGVKNASHLLKYDSMLGTFKADVKIVDDQTISVDGKPIKVVSNRDPLKLPWAELGVDIVIEGTGVFVDGPGTGKHIQAGAKKVIITAPAKGADIPTYVLGVNEQDYGHEVANIISNASCTTNCLAPFVKILDEEFGIVKGTMTTTHSYTGDQRLLDASHRDLRRARAAALNIVPTSTGAAKAVSLVLPKLKGKLNGIALRVPTPNVSVVNLVINVEKKGVTAEEVNAAFRKAAEGPLKGVLDMCDAPLVFVDFHCTDVSSTIDSSLTMVMGDDMVKVVAWYDNEWGYSQRVVDLAHLVANKWPGVAAAKGGGDPLEEFCETNPADEECKVFE; translated from the exons ATGGAGTTCTCGGGGCTGAAATCAAGTTCATGTGTTACCCATGCCATTAATGCTAGAGATTCTTCCTTCTTTGATGTTCTGGCTTCTCAACTCACTCCCAAG ACGACGGGATCAAGGCCTGTGAGGGGAGAGACAGTGGCCAAGTTGAAGGTAGCTATCAATGGCTTTGGACGCATCGGTAGAAACTTCTTGCGCTGCTGGCACGGTCGCAAGGACTCACCCCTTGATGTGGTTGTTGTGAATGACAGCGGTGGTGTCAAGAAT GCCTCACACTTGCTTAAATATGATTCTATGCTGGGAACTTTCAAAGCAGATGTGAAAATAGTGGATGACCAAACCATTTCCGTGGATGGTAAGCCCATTAAGGTTGTCTCGAACAGGGATCCTCTTAAACTtccttgggctgagcttggagTTGACATTGTTATTGAG GGAACTGGAGTGTTTGTGGATGGGCCTGGTACTGGAAAACACATCCAAGCCGGTGCCAAGAAAGTCATCATCACTGCTCCTGCTAAGGGTGCTGATATTCCAACCTACGTCCTCGGAGTCAACGAACAAGACTACGGCCATGAAGTTGCCAACATTATAAG tAATGCTTCTTGCACCACAAACTGTCTTGCTCCGTTTGTGAAGATCTTGGATGAAGAATTTG GCATTGTGAAAGGAACAATGACAACTACACACTCATACACAGGAGACCAG AGGCTTTTGGATGCTTCACACAGGGATTTAAGAAGAGCAAGAGCTGCAGCATTGAACATTGTTCCTACAAGCACCGGAGCAGCCAAGGCTGTGTCCTTAGTGCTGCCAAAACTGAAGGGAAAGCTCAATGGAATTGCGCTGCGAGTGCCTACTCCTAATGTCTCAGTAGTTAACCTTGTTATCAATGTTGAGAAGAAGGGTGTTACGGCTGAAGAAGTCAATGCAGCTTTCAGAAAGGCAGCTGAGGGGCCGTTGAAAGGTGTATTGGACATGTGTGATGCTCCTCTTGTGTTCGTGGACTTCCACTGCACCGATGTTTCTTCTACTATTGACTCTTCACTCACTATGGTCATGGGAGATGATATGGTTAAGGTTGTTGCTTGGTATGACAATGAATGGGGTTACAG CCAAAGGGTTGTGGATTTGGCACATTTGGTGGCAAACAAGTGGCCCGGAGTAGCTGCTGCAAAGGGAGGTGGAGACCCATTGGAAGAGTTTTGTGAGACAAACCCAGCTGATGAAGAATGCAAAGTCTTTGAATAG